In Fusarium oxysporum f. sp. lycopersici 4287 chromosome 4, whole genome shotgun sequence, a genomic segment contains:
- a CDS encoding sterol 3beta-glucosyltransferase, which translates to MIAFADTCKVRVIDNDETYAIDEYFFSFFSFGKDAINVLKILIEASAESRSAEKAVSSREENESSQSPSGRTSMAASRHLPQIDRLHTGKLPDAVKATLAPMSPLSPHSPSQLSPRASMDAPRSSFDGFRRFGRKSMDVPSSIGDFSPRRSFSGTRRSTSRHQHGSTTPKQQQAQDSGDSFIHSSIDNPSISTLSPSSFEDPSASQILQGSEVFHSPTMRRSASASRKRDQSGKKTPRNSTSNRERPRHIQHAATTGAMQEMGGETSDSQRPVTPTLNSITKIGAYPLQRANAFAEYLSRTSQRMGSMFATESLGYVEKVHGMWKGEHRHYDEPQELKTDDDADDIDSDAEDKTQTAMDRFRAHFTLPESEKLVATYFGAIFKVLPLYGKFYISDRSFCFRSLYPGTRTKLILPLKDIENVHKEKGFRFGYYGLTVVIRGHEELFFEFRRPGLRDDCAVTLHQLMETNRFLEKSGFLDQEEQDDEEAAAAIAERDALKAARQDEFVNHELELPRETSGVSNAPTILFDNPNSSGLAFKPQKSMKITCLTIGSRGDVQPYIALCKGLLAEGHKPRIATHAEFQGWIESHGIEFARVEGDPGELMRLCIENGTFTWAFLREANSTFRGWLDELLDSAYTACEGSELLIESPSAMAGIHIAEKLGIPYFRAFTMPWTRTRAYPHAFIMPEHKMGGAYNYMTYVMFDNIFWKATAFQVNRWRRKTLGLPSTNLEKMQPNKVPFLYNFSPSVVAPPLDFSDWIRVTGYWFLNEGGDWEPPQELQDFIAKARADGKKLVYVGFGSIIVKDPAKMTQEVIDAVLKADVRCILSKGWSDRISPKDDPSKPRPEEPEMPPEIHVIKSAPHDWLFSQIDAAAHHGGSGTTGASLRAGIPTIIRPFFGDQFFFATRVEDLGVGVWVKKWGTNSFGRALWEVTRNERMIVKARVLGEQIRSESGVDSAIQCIYRDLEYAKSLIKRNAGKAAQHDANEDDDTEESWTFVGRDEPDPDAVTKKLSEGLVNTEKPLSLGSQAPSTAAA; encoded by the exons ATGATTGCATTCGCCGATACTTGCAAGGTTAGAGTCATTGACAATGACGAGACATATGCTATTGACGAG tatttcttctctttcttcagctTTGGGAAGGACGCCATCAATGTGCTTAAGATCCTCATTGAGGCTTCTGCAGAAAGCCGGTCAGCGGAGAAAGCTGTGTCTAGCCGTGAAGAGAACGAGAGCTCTCAATCTCCATCCGGCCGGACATCGATGGCAGCAAGCCGTCATCTTCCCCAAATTGACAGACTACATACAGGAAAACTTCCCGATGCCGTGAAGGCCACACTGGCCCCCATGTCGCCATTATCGCCTCATTCACCAAGCCAACTGAGCCCTCGAGCAAGTATGGACGCTCCACGATCAAGCTTTGACGGCTTCAGGAGATTTGGACGCAAGAGTATGGATGTACCAAGTTCCATCGGAGATTTCAGCCCTCGCAGGAGCTTCAGCGGCACCAGACGATCAACGAGTCGTCATCAACACGGCAGCACGACTCCCAAACAGCAACAGGCTCAGGACTCGGGAGATTCGTTTATTCATTCATCGATCGACAACCCAAGTATCTCCACGCTATCACCGTCTTCGTTTGAGGATCCATCCGCGAGCCAGATTCTTCAAGGAAGCGAGGTCTTTCACAGCCCGACCATGCGACGCTCTGCTTCGGCGTCTAGAAAGCGCGATCAGTCTGGGAAGAAAACACCTCGGAACTCTACTTCCAATCGAGAGCGCCCTCGCCACATTCAACATGCAGCAACGACAGGTGCTATGCAGGAAATGGGTGGTGAAACGAGTGATTCTCAGCGTCCAGTAACACCAACACTCAACAGTATCACTAAGATTGGAGCATATCCCTTACAACGAGCTAACGCCTTTGCGGAGTATCTAAGTCGTACAAGCCAGCGTATGGGTTCTATGTTTGCGACCGAGTCACTGGGTTATGTGGAAAAGGTGCATGGCATGTGGAAAGGAGAACATCGGCATTACGATGAACCtcaagagctcaagaccgatgatgatgccgatgatatCGACTCTGACGCGGAAGACAAGACACAGACCGCCATGGATCGATTCCGAGCGCATTTCACCTTGCCCGAGTCAGAGAAGCTTGTTGCAACGTACTTTGGAGCCATCTTCAAGGTCTTGCCTCTTTATGGAAAGTTCTATATCAGTGATCGATCATTCTGCTTCCGAAGCTTGTACCCCGGCACAAGGACAAAGCTCATCCTACCTTTGAAGGATATCGAGAATGTCCACAAGGAAAAGGGTTTCCGGTTCGGTTACTACGGCCTTACGGTCGTCATTCGCGGTCACGAGGAGCTGTTCTTTGAGTTTAGACGACCAGGGCTCCGAGATGATTGCGCAGTGACGCTGCATCAACTCATGGAGACTAACCGTTTTCTTGAGAAGTCTGGTTTCCTTGACCAAGAGGAgcaagacgatgaagaagctgctgctgcaatTGCGGAGCGCGACGCCCTGAAGGCTGCGCGACAGGACGAGTTTGTCAATCACGAGCTGGAGTTACCACGCGAGACCTCTGGAGTTTCGAACGCTCCAACAATATTGTTTGACAACCCCAATTCGTCTGGTCTTGCGTTCAAGCCGCAAAAGTCGATGAAGATCACATGTCTCACCATCGGATCTCGAGGTGATGTGCAACCATACATTGCCTTGTGCAAGGGTCTTCTTGCAGAAGGCCACAAGCCTCGGATTGCCACACATGCGGAGTTCCAAGGATGGATTGAGTCACACGGCATCGAGTTCGCCCGAGTTGAAGGCGACCCTGGTGAGCTGATGCGTCTTTGTATCGAGAATGGAACATTCACTTGGGCTTTCCTTCGGGAGGCAAACTCGACCTTCCGAGGATGGCTTGACGAACTTCTTGACTCTGCCTACACAGCATGTGAGGGTTCTGAACTTCTGATTGAGTCTCCTTCTGCCATGGCTGGCATTCACATCGCGGAGAAGCTTGGTATTCCCTATTTCCGAGCGTTCACTATGCCTTGGACTAGGACACGAGCATATCCTCACGCTTTTATTATGCCTGAGCACAAGATGGGAGGTGCATATAACTATATGACATATGTCATGTTTGACAACATCTTTTGGAAGGCTACGGCTTTCCAGGTGAATcgatggagaagaaagacGCTTGGCTTGCCCAGCACCAACCTTGAGAAGATGCAGCCTAATAAGGTGCCCTTCCTGTACAACTTCAGTCCTAGCGTGGTTGCACCTCCTCTGGACTTTTCGGATTGGATTAGAGTAACTGGCTACTGGTTCCTCAATGAGGGAGGTGACTGGGAGCCGCCTCAGGAGCTGCAGGACTTTATCGCCAAAGCCAGGGCGGATGGAAAGAAGTTGGTCTACGTCGGTTTTGGCTCTATCATCGTCAAGGACCCTGCCAAGATGACACAAGAGGTCATCGACGCTGTTCTCAAGGCAGATGTTCGGTGCATTCTGTCGAAGGGCTGGTCAGACCGTATCTCACCGAAAGACGACCCGTCCAAGCCTCGCCCCGAAGAGCCAGAGATGCCTCCAGAGATCCATGTGATCAAGTCCGCACCACACGATTGGCTCTTCAGTCAGATTGATGCTGCTGCGCATCACGGTGGTTCTGGAACAACAGGCGCCAGTCTGCGTGCCGGTATTCCTACCATCATCCGTCCATTCTTTGGCGAccagttcttctttgctacGCGAGTTGaggatcttggtgttggagtCTGGGTGAAGAAATGGGGTACCAACAGCTTCGGTCGAGCCCTCTGGGAAGTGACGCGTAACGAGCGCATGATTGTAAAGGCTCGTGTCCTTGGCGAGCAGATCCGCAGT GAATCGGGTGTCGATAGCGCCATCCAGTGCATCTACCGCGATCTCGAATACGCCAAGAGTCTCATCAAGCGCAACGCCGGTAAGGCCGCACAACACGACGCAAATGAAGACGACGACACAGAAGAGAGCTGGACATTTGTCGGAAGAGACGAGCCAGATCCCGACGCCGTGACGAAGAAGCTGAGTGAGGGTTTAGTAAACACTGAGAAGCCGCTGTCTTTGGGAAGTCAGGCGCCTTCAACTGCTGCGGCATGA